From the genome of Pelobacter propionicus DSM 2379, one region includes:
- the hpnJ gene encoding hopanoid biosynthesis associated radical SAM protein HpnJ produces the protein MKPLFLNPPTFDDFDGGAGARYQASREVTSFWYPTWLCFPAAMIEGSRVVDAPVQKFDLEKCLEIARDFDMVVMYTSTPTLMIDIATARRIKEVKPDVITVLTGPHVTILPEESLRAGKGAIDIVCRGEFDYSTKELCEGRPWDRVDGISFLRDGKAVHTPDRPMIEDLDALPFVAPVYRRDLPISEYVIPHFKNPYVSIYSSRGCPSKCIYCLWPQTFSGQRMRTRSARNVYEEIKWITENIPEMRELSFDDDTFTANREHAREVARLIKPLGISWTINARANTDYETLRVMRECGLRHVVVGFESGNAQILKNIKKGVSKEQAIQFVKDCKKLGLSIHGAFIMGLPGETRETIAETINYAKQLDLNSIQASLASPYPGTEFYTMCKEQGWIASDNFLDDSGHQKCVINYPHLSNAEIFNSVEEFYDKFYFRPKYILRSIGKMIVDGEERRKLLKEGKQYLQYMRKRKESRCDCK, from the coding sequence ATGAAACCACTTTTTCTAAACCCCCCTACCTTTGATGACTTCGACGGCGGTGCTGGCGCGCGCTATCAGGCCTCTCGCGAGGTGACATCATTCTGGTATCCCACCTGGCTCTGCTTCCCGGCGGCCATGATCGAGGGGAGCCGCGTGGTTGACGCCCCGGTACAGAAATTCGACCTGGAAAAGTGCCTGGAAATAGCCAGGGATTTCGACATGGTGGTGATGTACACTTCCACCCCGACCCTGATGATCGACATTGCGACCGCACGGCGCATCAAGGAAGTAAAACCGGACGTGATAACCGTGCTGACCGGACCGCACGTCACCATCTTGCCCGAAGAATCCCTGCGCGCCGGCAAGGGCGCCATCGACATTGTCTGCCGCGGAGAATTCGACTACTCCACCAAGGAACTGTGCGAGGGGCGCCCTTGGGACAGGGTGGACGGCATTAGCTTCCTGCGGGACGGCAAGGCAGTCCACACCCCCGACCGTCCCATGATCGAGGACTTGGACGCGCTCCCCTTCGTTGCCCCTGTCTACCGCCGCGACCTGCCGATCAGCGAATACGTGATACCCCACTTCAAGAATCCCTACGTATCCATTTACTCCAGTCGCGGCTGCCCCTCCAAGTGCATTTACTGCCTCTGGCCCCAGACCTTTTCGGGCCAGCGCATGCGCACCCGCTCAGCGCGGAACGTCTACGAGGAGATCAAGTGGATCACCGAGAACATACCCGAGATGCGGGAACTCTCCTTCGATGACGACACCTTCACCGCCAACCGAGAGCACGCCCGGGAGGTTGCCCGCCTAATCAAGCCGCTGGGTATATCCTGGACCATCAACGCCCGCGCCAATACCGATTACGAGACGCTCAGGGTTATGCGCGAATGCGGCTTGCGCCATGTGGTGGTCGGTTTCGAGAGCGGCAACGCCCAGATACTCAAGAATATCAAGAAGGGGGTCAGCAAGGAGCAGGCCATCCAGTTCGTGAAGGATTGCAAGAAGCTGGGGCTTTCCATTCACGGCGCCTTCATTATGGGATTACCCGGGGAAACCAGGGAAACCATCGCTGAAACCATCAACTATGCCAAGCAACTGGACTTGAACTCGATCCAGGCCTCCCTGGCCTCCCCCTACCCCGGCACTGAGTTCTACACCATGTGCAAGGAGCAAGGCTGGATCGCCTCGGACAACTTCCTGGACGACAGCGGCCACCAGAAGTGCGTAATCAACTACCCCCACCTTTCCAATGCCGAAATATTCAACTCGGTGGAGGAGTTTTACGATAAATTCTACTTCCGCCCCAAATACATCCTGCGCAGCATCGGCAAGATGATCGTTGACGGCGAGGAGCGCCGGAAGCTGCTCAAGGAAGGGAAACAGTACCTGCAGTACATGCGCAAGCGTAAAGAGTCCCGCTGCGACTGCAAATAG